From Brassica oleracea var. oleracea cultivar TO1000 chromosome C3, BOL, whole genome shotgun sequence, a single genomic window includes:
- the LOC106328971 gene encoding vesicle-associated protein 4-2-like codes for MTMTTEEKPASDGRGWGIFKIPFRNSHGNASSAATSPFPSGASSSSSASSHLHNHHHHHHHHGYNGPHGDGSGQNQHPTPSPSVSSVAKSLLPVKRRLKLDPSEKLYFPYEPGKQVRSAIKIKNTSKSHVAFKFQTTEPKSCFMRPPGAILAPGETIIATVFKFVEPPENNEKPVDQRSRVKFKIMSLKVKGPMDYVPELFDEQKEDVSKEQILRVIFLDPERPNPALEKLKRQLAEADAAVEARKKPPEETGPKMIGEGLVIDEWKERRERYLAQQQGEGVDSV; via the exons ATGACTATGACGACGGAGGAGAAACCAGCATCTGACGGCCGAGGCTGGGGTATCTTCAAAATCCCGTTTCGAAACTCTCACGGAAACGCCTCTAGTGCCGCCACGTCACCGTTTCCGTCGGGAGCTTCTTCCTCTTCTTCTGCATCTTCTCATCTCCATAATCACCATCACCACCACCACCATCATGGCTACAACGGACCTCACGGTGATGGATCGGGTCAAAACCAGCACCCGACTCCTTCGCCTTCAGTATCGTCCGTCGCTAAGTCGCTTCTGCCTGTAAAACGGAGATTGAAGCTTGATCCGTCGGAGAAGCTCTATTTCCCTT ATGAGCCTGGGAAGCAAGTGAGGAGCGCTATTAAGATTAAAAACACCAGCAAATCACATGTAGCGTTTAAG TTTCAAACAACTGAGCCGAAGAGTTGCTTCATGCGTCCACCGGGTGCTATTCTTGCTCCTGGAGAGACTATTATCGCCACTG TGTTCAAATTTGTTGAGCCTCCTGAGAATAACGAGAAGCCAGTGGACCAAAGGAGCAGGGTTAAGTTTAAAATCATGAGCCTGAAGGTTAAAGGTCCTATGGACTATGTACCTGAGCTG TTTGATGAGCAGAAGGAAGATGTGTCTAAGGAGCAAATACTGCGTGTTATCTTCCTGGATCCAGAACGTCCCAACCCT GCATTGGAGAAACTGAAGCGTCAGCTAGCTGAGGCGGATGCAGCAGTGGAGGCAAGAAAGAAACCACCAGAGGAAACAGGTCCAAAGATGATTGGAGAAGGACTTGTGATTGATGAATGG AAGGAGCGACGAGAGAGATATCTTGCACAGCAACAAGGCGAAGGAGTTGACTCTGTCTAA
- the LOC106331038 gene encoding zinc finger BED domain-containing protein RICESLEEPER 4-like — protein sequence MARDMQVKFDKYWKDYCVILAMRAALDPRIKINMLEAAYKEVDLTTTSLETEKLKKSLSDLYKEYQKLSQTSSSGGSLAPTPHEIVTESPLEDDYYNSIGGGAGDPKTHLDIYLEEPRLNRKANLNLDVLSYWKENQYRFGDLSSMARDILIIPITTVASESAFSVGSRVLTPYRNRLLPKNVQALLCTRNLLRGFAEYQGKKA from the exons ATGGCCAGAGACATGCAAGTTAAGTTTGATAAATACTGGAAGGATTATTGTGTAATCTTGGCTATGAGAGCAGCTCTAGATCCAAGAATAAAGATTAATATGCTGGAAGCAGCTTATAAAGAAGTGGATCTGACTACTACAAGCTTGGAGACTGAAAAACTCAAGAAAAGTTTGAGTGATCTCTATAAAGAGTATCAAAAACTGTCTCAAACAAGTTCTTCAGGTGGTTCACTTGCGCCAACTCCACATGAGATTGTCACAGAATCTCCACTTGAAGATGATTACTATAAT AGCATTGGAGGTGGAGCTGGTGATCCAAAGACACATTTGGATATCTATTTGGAAGAACCCAGGCTAAATAGGAAGGCTAACTTAAATTTGGATGTCTTGAGTTATTGGAAAGAGAACCAATATCGATTTGGGGATTTATCATCTATGGCCAGAGACATCCTCATCATTCCGATCACCACAGTAGCTTCTGAGTCTGCCTTTAGCGTTGGTTCCCGAGTTTTAACTCCTTACCGAAACCGTCTCTTACCTAAAAATGTCCAAGCTCTTCTTTGCACTAGGAATTTGCTGCGTGGTTTTGCTGAATACCAAGGTAAAAAAGCTTAA
- the LOC106331040 gene encoding uncharacterized protein LOC106331040, protein MEVWSHLYLKGFTRGYKIWYLHGERFEYGSSSEPQTADRLDEPTTDVDFGIGTVQMVYDAYGENLPSGEEEGDRQEQPNVENFPCEEEGEREQPNLEARRFFEMLDAAKQPLYQGCKDGHSPLSSASRLMALKTDYNLAEECVDAIADFVKDVLPEDNLAPGSYYEVQKLVAGLGLPYQVIDVCIDNCMIYWRADENRERCKFCRKPRYQDTTGRVPVPYKRMWYLPLTERLKRLYQSERTAEPMRWHAEHLTNGEITHPSDAEAWKHFQSTYPEFASERVFDSPPEEVSGKKLKEQLRDFGADRTPDVGGNGHEPIYGVGENHNWHKKSIFWDLPYWETHLLRHCLDVMHIEKNFFDNLMNTILDVQGKTKDNLKSRLDLVDICARPELHVDEHGKGPIPIYRLDATAKEEEVYWLEEP, encoded by the exons ATGGAAGTATGGAGTCATTTATATTTGAAAGGATTTACACGTGGTTATAAGATTTGGTATCTTCATGGAGAAAGATTTGAGTATGGTAGTAGTAGCGAACCTCAAACTGCCGATAGGTTAGATGAACCTACCACGGATGTAGATTTTGGGATAGGGACTGTTCAGATGGTATATGATGCATATGGAGAAAATTTACCGTCGGGTGAAGAGGAAGGAGATAGACAAGAACAACCCAATGTAGAAAATTTCCCATGTGAAGAGGAAGGAGAACGAGAACAACCCAATCTAGAAGCCAGAAGATTTTTTGAAATGTTAGATGCAGCTAAGCAGCCATTGTATCAAGGATGTAAAGATGGGCATTCACCTTTATCATCCGCAAGTCGATTGATGGCGCTAAAGACTGACTATAATTTGGCTGAAGAATGTGTGGATGCGATTGCAGATTTTGTTAAAGATGTTCTTCCTGAAGATAATCTTGCACCTGGCTCATATTATGAGGTACAAAAATTGGTCGCTGGTCTTGGCTTACCATATCAGGTGATAGATGTATGCATCGATAACTGCATGATTTACTGGAGAGCAGATGAGAACAGGGAGAGATGTAAATTCTGTCGGAAACCTCGTTATCAGGATACGACTGGAAGAGTTCCGGTGCCATACAAACGAATGTGGTATTTGCCGTTGACTGAAAGATTAAAGAGGTTATATCAGTCTGAACGAACAGCAGAACCAATGAGATGGCATGCTGAGCACTTAACAAATGGTGAGATAACACATCCTTCCGATGCAGAGGCGTGGAAGCATTTTCAATCAACATATCCAGAATTTGCATCTGAG AGGGTGTTTGACAGTCCACCTGAAGAAGTAAGTGGCAAAAAGTTGAAGGAACAATTAAGAGATTTTGGTGCAGATAGAACGCCAGACGTGGGTGGAAACGGACATGAACCGATTTATGGTGTAGGGGAAAATCATAATTGGCATAAGAAGAGTATCTTCTGGGATTTGCCCTATTGGGAGACTCATTTGTTGCGGCACTGTTTAGATGTCATGCATATTGAGAAGAACTTTTTCGACAATTTGATGAACACCATCCTTGATGTCCAAGGCAAGACGAAGGATAACTTGAAGTCAAGACTGGATTTGGTTGATATTTGTGCTCGTCCCGAACTTCATGTTGATGAGCACGGTAAAGGTCCTATTCCCATATATCGACTGGATGCAACTGCAAAAGAAGA GGAAGTTTACTGGCTTGAAGAGCCATGA